From Corynebacterium frankenforstense DSM 45800, the proteins below share one genomic window:
- the rpsL gene encoding 30S ribosomal protein S12 has translation MPTIQQLVRKGRHSKSAKVATAALKGSPQRRGVCTRVYTTTPKKPNSALRKVARVRLTTGIEVSAYIPGEGHNLQEHSMVLVRGGRVKDLPGVRYKIVRGTLDTQGVKDRKQARSRYGAKKEK, from the coding sequence ATGCCCACTATCCAGCAGCTGGTCCGCAAGGGCCGCCACTCCAAGTCCGCGAAGGTCGCCACCGCGGCCCTCAAGGGCTCGCCGCAGCGTCGCGGTGTGTGCACCCGCGTGTACACCACCACCCCGAAGAAGCCGAACTCCGCTCTGCGTAAGGTCGCCCGTGTGCGCCTGACCACCGGCATCGAGGTCTCCGCCTACATCCCGGGCGAGGGCCACAACCTGCAGGAGCACTCCATGGTGCTCGTGCGCGGCGGCCGTGTGAAGGACCTTCCGGGTGTCCGTTACAAGATCGTCCGCGGCACCCTCGACACCCAGGGTGTCAAGGACCGCAAGCAGGCCCGTTCCCGTTACGGCGCGAAGAAGGAGAAGTAA
- the rpsG gene encoding 30S ribosomal protein S7, translating into MRKSRAPKREIIKDPVYDSELVTMLVNKVLQDGKKSTAQRIVYGALEQCREKTGTDPVGTLDKALGNIRPELEVRSRRVGGATYQVPVEVRPARATTLALRWLVTFTRQRREHTMKDRLANEILDASNGLGASVKRREDVHKMAEANRAFAHYRW; encoded by the coding sequence ATGCGTAAGTCGCGAGCTCCTAAGCGCGAAATCATCAAGGACCCCGTCTACGACTCCGAGCTGGTGACCATGCTGGTCAACAAGGTGCTCCAGGACGGCAAGAAGTCGACCGCCCAGCGCATCGTCTACGGCGCGCTCGAGCAGTGCCGCGAGAAGACCGGCACCGACCCGGTGGGCACCCTGGACAAGGCTCTGGGCAACATCCGCCCGGAGCTGGAGGTCCGCTCCCGCCGCGTCGGCGGTGCGACCTACCAGGTGCCGGTTGAGGTGCGCCCCGCGCGTGCGACCACCCTGGCGCTGCGTTGGCTGGTGACCTTCACCCGTCAGCGTCGTGAGCACACCATGAAGGACCGCCTCGCCAACGAGATCCTCGACGCCTCCAACGGCCTCGGTGCCTCGGTGAAGCGCCGCGAGGACGTCCACAAGATGGCCGAGGCCAACCGCGCCTTCGCCCACTACCGCTGGTAG
- a CDS encoding choline/carnitine O-acyltransferase: MKPLPVPALDDTLERTLSCVDAVIDDAAPTRRLAHDFAVGAGPRIQAALADYAAECAAAGSSWLAGRWLDGYLTTREPLPLSSNVCFQIRLDTDAHGLERLAAVVHAAARVHLPEAAGRTGARFDARGNELAAEQWNCLRGGVRVPGAGRDTVEYGPRTAADREVVVFCGGRAFALPVSDGGGRVVPRSELAAGFARILDTAHGSPADDRPGGAPGFTDASYRGSGDAEFRAWLAEPANAAVHERLARALFCVSLPATADASAAGAAGEAGAAAVAGAAEDGTSLATGDAPKPDPDARRLRTGAFASGHYWAYKPLTYELAADDSGWAALLVEHSTVDGATLVQTVADIQAELAGAGGADVDGADGAGIGAGEGRDVGNRAPQELSWTRNLPAPEHEPPRLEIRRAARPRPRNIKLSADAYAQLVMTVAQLSTYGRVRAVYEAVDMREYAAGRTECLRPVTPAAVAFARALLAGSADRAGLKAALDAHRDWVKACKTGRGVDRHLWALGWTAQELGEDPGFLRDPGLAAARTDFLSTTSVGSDAQVVRYAFAPTTPDGFGICYTPLADAVEYTVTFGAGAEHPEAFLEALGEAAARLAEFITGLDAA, translated from the coding sequence GTGAAACCCCTGCCCGTGCCCGCGCTCGACGACACGCTCGAGCGCACCCTGAGCTGCGTTGACGCCGTGATTGACGACGCCGCGCCCACCCGCCGTCTGGCCCACGACTTCGCCGTGGGCGCAGGTCCCCGCATCCAGGCCGCCCTGGCCGACTACGCCGCCGAGTGTGCGGCGGCCGGCTCGAGCTGGTTGGCCGGACGCTGGCTCGACGGCTACCTGACGACCCGCGAACCGTTGCCGCTGAGCTCCAACGTCTGCTTCCAGATCCGCCTGGACACCGACGCGCACGGGCTGGAGCGCCTCGCCGCGGTCGTGCACGCGGCCGCCCGCGTCCATCTCCCCGAGGCCGCCGGTCGGACCGGTGCCCGCTTCGACGCACGGGGCAACGAGCTGGCCGCCGAGCAGTGGAACTGCCTGCGCGGCGGCGTCCGGGTGCCGGGCGCGGGCCGCGACACCGTCGAGTACGGCCCGCGCACGGCCGCCGACCGGGAGGTCGTCGTCTTCTGCGGCGGGCGCGCCTTCGCGCTCCCGGTCAGTGACGGCGGGGGACGGGTGGTCCCGCGTTCCGAGCTGGCCGCCGGCTTCGCTCGAATCCTGGACACCGCCCACGGCTCGCCCGCGGACGACCGCCCAGGGGGCGCGCCCGGGTTCACCGACGCCTCTTACCGGGGAAGCGGCGACGCGGAGTTCCGCGCCTGGCTCGCGGAACCGGCCAACGCGGCCGTGCACGAGCGGCTCGCCCGCGCGCTCTTCTGCGTCTCGTTGCCCGCGACTGCAGACGCCTCGGCGGCCGGGGCGGCCGGGGAAGCCGGAGCAGCCGCAGTCGCCGGAGCCGCGGAAGACGGCACGAGCCTCGCCACCGGTGACGCGCCGAAACCCGACCCCGATGCCCGCCGGCTGCGCACCGGCGCCTTCGCGTCCGGTCATTACTGGGCATACAAGCCGCTGACCTACGAGCTGGCGGCCGACGACTCCGGCTGGGCCGCCCTGCTCGTCGAGCACTCCACCGTCGACGGCGCCACGCTGGTGCAGACCGTCGCCGACATCCAGGCCGAGCTCGCCGGCGCCGGCGGAGCTGACGTGGACGGAGCCGACGGCGCGGGAATCGGCGCGGGGGAGGGACGTGACGTCGGCAATCGGGCGCCGCAGGAGCTGAGCTGGACGCGCAACCTGCCCGCCCCGGAGCACGAGCCGCCGCGCCTGGAGATCCGCCGGGCGGCGCGCCCGCGGCCACGGAACATCAAGCTCAGCGCCGACGCCTACGCGCAGCTGGTCATGACCGTCGCGCAACTTTCCACCTACGGGCGGGTGCGCGCGGTCTACGAGGCCGTCGACATGCGCGAGTACGCCGCCGGGCGCACGGAGTGCCTGCGCCCGGTCACCCCGGCCGCCGTCGCCTTCGCCCGCGCACTGCTCGCCGGCTCGGCGGACCGCGCCGGGCTCAAGGCCGCGCTCGACGCCCACCGTGACTGGGTCAAGGCCTGCAAGACCGGCCGCGGCGTCGACCGGCACCTGTGGGCACTCGGCTGGACGGCGCAGGAGCTGGGGGAGGACCCCGGGTTCCTGCGGGATCCGGGGCTGGCCGCCGCGCGCACCGACTTCCTCTCGACGACCTCCGTCGGCTCGGACGCGCAGGTCGTGCGCTACGCGTTCGCGCCGACCACGCCGGACGGTTTCGGGATCTGCTACACGCCGCTGGCGGACGCGGTCGAGTACACGGTCACCTTCGGCGCGGGCGCCGAGCACCCGGAGGCGTTCCTCGAGGCGCTGGGTGAGGCGGCCGCGCGGCTCGCGGAGTTCATCACCGGGCTCGACGCGGCCTGA
- a CDS encoding DNA-directed RNA polymerase subunit beta': MFDVNLFDELRIGLATAEDIRRWSKGEVKKPETINYRTLKPEKDGLFCERIFGPTRDWECQCGKYKRVRYKGIICERCGVEVTKSKVRRERMGHIELAAPVTHIWYFKGVPSRLGYLLDLAPKDLERIIYFAANIITSVDDEARHADLEDLEAEMLLEKQDVEHDADSEIAERSKKLEEDLAELEAAGAKADARRKVQNAADKEMQHIRERSEREIERLDEIWNTFVKLAPKQMIIDESIYEELVDRYEDYFTGGMGAEAIQTLIRNFDLDAEAESLRETIANGKGQRKMRALKRLRVVAAFQRSGNDPAGMVLDAIPVIPPELRPMVQLDGGRFATSDLNDLYRRVINRNNRLKRMIDLGAPEIIVNNEKRMLQESVDALFDNGRRGRPVTGPGNRPLKSLSDLLKGKQGRFRQNLLGKRVDYSGRSVIIVGPQLKLHECGLPKLMALELFKPFVMKRLVEHDYAQNIKSAKRMVERQRPEVWDVLEEAISEHPVMLNRAPTLHRLGIQAFEPKLVEGKAIQLHPLACEAFNADFDGDQMAVHLPLSAEAQAEARILMLASNNILSPASGKPLAMPRLDMVTGLYFLTMDKGPDELGGQGRYVAPSEDHPAEGVYTTMAEAIMARDRGVLGLQAPIHVRISHLRPPEEIEKEQFPEGWQRGQTWLAETTLGRIMFNELLPWDYPYREGVMVRKGGGSGKILLGDVINDLAAKYPMITVAQTMDKMKDAGFYWATRSGVTISMADVLVLPNKHEILERYEEEARQIERKFWDKGALTERDRYDRLVELWQTATNEVGEAVEALYPDDNPIPMIVKSGAAGNMRQIWTLAGMKGMVVNSRGEYITRPIKTSFREGLSVMEYFNNSHGSRKGLADTALRTADSGYLTRRLVDVAQDVIVREEDCGTRQGVRVPVAEELLDAEGNVTGYAPHPLNETTVAGRVLATDASNADGEVVLEAGSDLNETNINKLVDGGVTEIKVRSVLTCETPAGVCAKCYGKSMATGKLVEIGEAVGIVAAQSIGEPGTQLTMRTFHQGGVGGDITGGLPRVQELFEARVPKNCAPIASAAGTVHLEDQGNFYTLRLSPDDGGDDIVYEKLSKRQGLAQVRRPMESNPQATIERALREGDHVEVGDRLLRGPADPHDVLEVLGRRGVEKHLIDEVQAVYRTQGVSIHDKHIEIIIRQMLRRGTVIDSGSTEFLPGTLVDLSEAKAANAEALASNGDPAELRSEIMGITKASLATESWLSAASFQETTRVLTDAAINKRSDKLIGLKENVIIGKLIPAGTGISRYRNISVKPTEAARNAAYPIPTFGESIYGDDFGGEFTGASVPLDEFEM, from the coding sequence GTGTTCGACGTAAACCTCTTCGACGAGCTTCGCATCGGCCTGGCCACCGCCGAGGACATCCGCCGTTGGTCCAAGGGCGAGGTCAAGAAGCCGGAGACCATCAACTACCGCACCCTCAAGCCCGAGAAGGACGGCCTGTTCTGCGAGCGCATCTTCGGGCCGACCCGCGACTGGGAGTGCCAGTGCGGCAAGTACAAGCGCGTCCGTTACAAGGGCATCATCTGTGAGCGCTGCGGCGTCGAGGTGACCAAGTCCAAGGTGCGCCGTGAGCGCATGGGCCACATCGAGCTGGCCGCGCCGGTCACCCACATCTGGTACTTCAAGGGCGTGCCCTCGCGCCTGGGCTACCTGCTGGACCTGGCGCCCAAGGACCTCGAGCGCATCATCTACTTCGCCGCCAACATCATCACCAGCGTCGACGACGAGGCCCGTCACGCGGACCTCGAGGACCTCGAGGCCGAGATGCTGCTGGAGAAGCAGGACGTCGAGCACGACGCCGACTCCGAGATCGCCGAGCGCTCCAAGAAGCTCGAGGAGGACCTCGCCGAGCTCGAGGCCGCCGGCGCCAAGGCCGACGCCCGCCGCAAGGTGCAGAACGCCGCGGACAAGGAGATGCAGCACATCCGCGAGCGCTCCGAGCGCGAGATCGAGCGCCTCGACGAGATCTGGAACACCTTCGTCAAGCTCGCCCCGAAGCAGATGATCATCGACGAGTCCATCTACGAGGAGCTCGTCGACCGCTACGAGGACTACTTCACCGGCGGCATGGGCGCGGAGGCCATCCAGACCCTGATCCGCAACTTCGACCTCGACGCCGAGGCCGAGAGCCTGCGCGAGACCATCGCCAACGGCAAGGGCCAGCGCAAGATGCGCGCCCTCAAGCGCCTGCGCGTGGTCGCCGCCTTCCAGCGCTCCGGCAACGACCCGGCCGGCATGGTCCTGGACGCGATCCCGGTCATCCCGCCGGAGCTGCGCCCGATGGTGCAGCTCGACGGCGGCCGCTTCGCGACCTCCGACCTCAACGACCTCTACCGTCGCGTGATCAACCGCAACAACCGCCTCAAGCGCATGATCGACCTCGGCGCCCCCGAGATCATCGTGAACAACGAGAAGCGCATGCTGCAGGAGTCCGTCGACGCGCTGTTCGACAACGGCCGTCGCGGCCGTCCGGTCACCGGCCCGGGCAACCGCCCGCTGAAGTCGCTGTCCGACCTGCTCAAGGGCAAGCAGGGCCGCTTCCGTCAGAACCTGCTGGGTAAGCGTGTCGACTACTCGGGCCGTTCCGTCATCATCGTCGGCCCGCAGCTCAAGCTGCACGAGTGCGGCCTGCCGAAGCTGATGGCCCTCGAGCTGTTCAAGCCGTTCGTGATGAAGCGCCTGGTCGAGCACGACTACGCGCAGAACATCAAGTCCGCCAAGCGCATGGTCGAGCGTCAGCGCCCCGAGGTCTGGGACGTGCTCGAGGAGGCCATCTCCGAGCACCCGGTGATGCTCAACCGCGCCCCGACCCTGCACCGCCTGGGCATCCAGGCCTTCGAGCCGAAGCTCGTCGAGGGCAAGGCCATCCAGCTGCACCCGCTGGCCTGTGAGGCCTTCAACGCCGACTTCGACGGTGACCAGATGGCCGTGCACCTGCCGCTGTCCGCGGAGGCGCAGGCCGAGGCCCGCATCCTGATGCTCGCCTCGAACAACATCCTGTCGCCGGCCTCCGGTAAGCCGCTGGCCATGCCGCGACTGGACATGGTCACCGGCCTGTACTTCCTGACCATGGACAAGGGCCCGGACGAGCTGGGCGGCCAGGGCCGCTACGTCGCGCCGTCCGAGGACCACCCGGCCGAGGGCGTGTACACGACCATGGCCGAGGCGATCATGGCGCGCGACCGTGGCGTGCTGGGCCTGCAGGCTCCGATCCACGTGCGCATCTCCCACCTGCGTCCGCCGGAGGAGATCGAGAAGGAGCAGTTCCCGGAGGGCTGGCAGCGCGGCCAGACCTGGCTGGCGGAGACCACGCTCGGCCGGATCATGTTCAACGAGCTGCTGCCGTGGGACTACCCGTACCGCGAGGGCGTCATGGTCCGTAAGGGCGGCGGCTCCGGCAAGATCCTGCTCGGCGACGTCATCAACGACCTCGCCGCGAAGTACCCGATGATCACCGTCGCGCAGACGATGGACAAGATGAAGGACGCCGGCTTCTACTGGGCCACCCGCTCGGGTGTGACCATCTCGATGGCCGACGTGCTCGTCCTGCCCAACAAGCACGAGATCCTCGAGCGCTACGAGGAGGAGGCCCGCCAGATCGAGCGCAAGTTCTGGGACAAGGGCGCCCTGACCGAGCGCGACCGCTACGACCGCCTGGTCGAGCTGTGGCAGACCGCCACCAACGAGGTCGGCGAGGCCGTCGAGGCCCTGTACCCGGACGACAACCCGATCCCGATGATCGTGAAGTCGGGCGCCGCCGGCAACATGCGTCAGATCTGGACCCTGGCCGGCATGAAGGGCATGGTCGTGAACTCGCGCGGTGAGTACATCACCCGCCCGATCAAGACCTCCTTCCGTGAGGGCCTGTCGGTGATGGAGTACTTCAACAACTCCCACGGTTCCCGTAAGGGCCTGGCCGACACCGCCCTGCGTACCGCCGACTCCGGTTACCTGACGCGTCGTCTGGTCGACGTCGCCCAGGACGTCATCGTCCGCGAGGAGGACTGCGGCACCCGCCAGGGCGTGCGCGTCCCGGTCGCCGAGGAGCTCCTCGACGCCGAGGGCAACGTCACCGGCTACGCGCCGCACCCGCTCAACGAGACCACGGTCGCCGGCCGCGTGCTGGCCACCGACGCCTCGAACGCGGACGGCGAGGTCGTCCTCGAGGCCGGTTCCGACCTCAACGAGACCAACATCAACAAGCTGGTCGACGGTGGCGTCACCGAGATCAAGGTCCGCTCCGTGCTGACCTGTGAGACCCCGGCCGGCGTGTGCGCGAAGTGCTACGGCAAGTCGATGGCGACCGGCAAGCTGGTCGAGATCGGCGAGGCCGTCGGCATCGTCGCCGCCCAGTCGATCGGTGAGCCCGGTACCCAGCTGACGATGCGTACGTTCCACCAGGGCGGCGTCGGCGGCGACATCACCGGTGGTCTGCCGCGTGTCCAGGAGCTGTTCGAGGCCCGCGTGCCGAAGAACTGCGCCCCGATCGCCTCGGCGGCCGGCACGGTGCACCTCGAGGACCAGGGCAACTTCTACACCCTGCGTCTCTCGCCGGACGACGGCGGCGACGACATCGTCTACGAGAAGCTGTCGAAGCGCCAGGGCCTTGCCCAGGTGCGTCGTCCGATGGAGTCCAACCCGCAGGCCACCATCGAGCGTGCGCTGCGCGAGGGCGACCACGTCGAGGTGGGCGACCGCCTGCTGCGTGGCCCGGCCGACCCGCACGACGTGCTCGAGGTCCTCGGCCGCCGCGGTGTGGAGAAGCACCTGATCGACGAGGTCCAGGCGGTCTACCGCACCCAGGGTGTGTCCATCCACGACAAGCACATCGAGATCATCATCCGCCAGATGCTGCGTCGTGGCACCGTCATCGACTCCGGCTCCACCGAGTTCCTCCCGGGCACCCTGGTGGACCTCTCGGAGGCGAAGGCCGCCAACGCGGAGGCCCTGGCCTCCAACGGCGACCCGGCCGAGCTGCGCAGCGAGATCATGGGCATCACCAAGGCCTCGCTGGCCACGGAGTCCTGGCTGTCGGCGGCCTCCTTCCAGGAGACCACCCGCGTGCTCACGGACGCCGCGATCAACAAGCGCTCCGACAAGCTGATCGGCCTGAAGGAGAACGTGATCATCGGCAAGCTGATCCCGGCCGGCACCGGCATCTCGCGCTACCGCAACATCTCGGTCAAGCCGACCGAGGCGGCGCGCAACGCCGCGTACCCGATCCCGACCTTCGGCGAGTCGATCTACGGCGACGACTTCGGTGGCGAGTTCACCGGCGCCTCCGTGCCGCTCGACGAGTTCGAGATGTAG
- the amaP gene encoding alkaline shock response membrane anchor protein AmaP yields MSHALAALDRFLLFLIGLIALAAGVAVILVWAQVPEATEYSDRLDLAGAASVTGNTWYDVALGAVAVLGVFLGLWLIAANLRRRGFNRVRSSATDKTGSVDVAVARLAGAVDDSIEQFPGVTDVSHRVAMDRSRPTVTWTVTADPNVDVSRLRAELENSETDFRSAVRDMDLDTVYRLHVNAVKQQ; encoded by the coding sequence ATGAGTCACGCACTCGCGGCACTCGACCGCTTCCTGCTGTTCCTGATCGGCCTGATCGCGCTCGCGGCCGGCGTGGCCGTGATCCTCGTGTGGGCCCAGGTCCCGGAGGCCACCGAGTACTCCGACCGCCTGGACCTGGCCGGCGCCGCCTCGGTCACCGGGAACACCTGGTACGACGTCGCGCTCGGCGCCGTGGCCGTGCTCGGGGTCTTCCTCGGGCTGTGGCTGATCGCGGCGAACCTGCGACGCCGCGGCTTCAACCGGGTGCGCTCCTCGGCCACGGACAAGACCGGCTCCGTCGACGTCGCCGTCGCGCGGCTGGCCGGTGCGGTGGACGACTCGATCGAGCAGTTCCCCGGCGTCACCGACGTCTCCCACCGCGTCGCGATGGACCGCTCGCGCCCGACGGTGACCTGGACGGTCACCGCCGACCCGAACGTGGACGTCAGCCGGCTGCGCGCCGAGCTGGAGAACAGCGAGACGGACTTCCGCTCCGCGGTCCGCGACATGGACCTCGACACGGTCTACCGCCTCCACGTCAACGCGGTGAAGCAGCAGTAG
- the tuf gene encoding elongation factor Tu translates to MAKAKFERNKPHVNIGTIGHVDHGKTTTTAAITKVLAEKYPEENQAFAFDAIDKAPEEKERGITINISHVEYSTPKRHYAHVDAPGHADYIKNMITGAAQMDGAILVVAATDGPMPQTREHVLLARQVGVPYILVALNKCDMVDDEEIIELVEMEIRELLAEQDYDEDAPIVHISALKALEGDEKWTQSIVDLMDACDESIPDPVRDIDHPFLMPIEDIFTITGRGTVVTGRVERGRLNVNEDVEIIGIKDKAQTTTVTGIEMFRKMLDYTEAGDNCGLLLRGTKREDVERGQVVVKPGAYTTHTEFEGSVYVLAKDEGGRHTPFFDNYRPQFYFRTTDVTGVVHLPEGTEMVMPGDNVDMRVELIAPVAMDEGLRFAIREGSRTVGAGRVTKIIK, encoded by the coding sequence GTGGCAAAGGCGAAGTTCGAGCGTAACAAGCCGCACGTCAACATCGGCACCATCGGTCACGTTGACCACGGCAAGACCACCACCACGGCCGCCATCACCAAGGTGCTGGCCGAGAAGTACCCTGAGGAGAACCAGGCCTTCGCCTTCGACGCCATCGACAAGGCGCCGGAGGAGAAGGAGCGTGGCATCACGATCAACATCTCCCACGTCGAGTACTCCACCCCGAAGCGTCACTACGCTCACGTCGACGCCCCGGGCCACGCCGACTACATCAAGAACATGATCACCGGTGCGGCTCAGATGGACGGCGCCATCCTCGTGGTCGCCGCCACCGACGGCCCGATGCCGCAGACCCGTGAGCACGTGCTGCTCGCCCGTCAGGTCGGCGTCCCCTACATCCTGGTCGCCCTGAACAAGTGCGACATGGTCGACGACGAGGAGATCATCGAGCTCGTCGAGATGGAGATCCGCGAGCTGCTCGCCGAGCAGGACTACGACGAGGACGCCCCGATCGTCCACATCTCCGCTCTGAAGGCCCTCGAGGGCGACGAGAAGTGGACCCAGTCCATCGTCGACCTGATGGACGCCTGCGACGAGTCCATCCCGGACCCGGTCCGCGACATCGATCACCCGTTCCTGATGCCGATCGAGGACATCTTCACCATCACCGGCCGCGGCACCGTCGTCACCGGTCGTGTCGAGCGTGGTCGCCTGAACGTCAACGAGGATGTCGAGATCATCGGCATCAAGGACAAGGCCCAGACCACCACCGTCACCGGTATCGAGATGTTCCGCAAGATGCTGGACTACACCGAGGCCGGCGACAACTGCGGTCTGCTGCTCCGCGGCACCAAGCGTGAGGACGTCGAGCGCGGCCAGGTCGTCGTCAAGCCGGGCGCCTACACCACCCACACCGAGTTCGAGGGTTCCGTCTACGTCCTGGCCAAGGACGAGGGCGGCCGCCACACCCCGTTCTTCGACAACTACCGTCCGCAGTTCTACTTCCGCACCACCGACGTCACCGGCGTCGTGCACCTGCCGGAGGGCACTGAGATGGTCATGCCGGGCGACAACGTCGACATGCGCGTCGAGCTCATCGCCCCGGTCGCCATGGACGAGGGCCTGCGCTTCGCCATCCGCGAGGGCTCCCGCACCGTCGGCGCCGGCCGCGTCACCAAGATCATCAAGTAA
- the fusA gene encoding elongation factor G: MAQEVLKDLHKVRNIGIMAHIDAGKTTTTERILYYTGINRKVGETHEGQSTTDWMQQEKDRGITITSAAVTCFWEGHQINIIDTPGHVDFTVEVERSLRVLDGAVAVFDGKEGVEPQSEQVWRQAARYDVPRICFVNKMDKLGADFYYTVGTIVDRLNAKPLVLQLPIGAEDDFEGVIDLVEMRAIVWPGKVEVGAEPTITEIPAELQDRAAEYREKLLEAVAESDEELMEKYFGGEELTVEDIKGAIRKMTVSSEIFPVLCGTAYRNKGVQPLLDAVVDYLPNPLDVGEVHGHKMGEPDTELTRKPSDESPLSALAFKIAAHPFFGKLTFVRVYSGTMEPGETVLNSTKEHRERIGKIFQMHANKENPVDFAHAGNIYAVIGLKNTTTGDTLCAQNDPIILESMDFPDPVIKVSIEPKTKSDQEKLGVAIQKLAEEDPTFTVELDEESGQTVIGGMGELHLDVLVTRMKDEFKVEANVGAPQVAYRETIKKPVQSVEFTHKKQTGGSGQFAKVIVSFEPYHPDQDELEEGESATYKFVNEVTGGRIPKEYIPSVDAGIQDAMQYGHLAGFPLVNIKATLEDGQYHEVDSSEMAFKIAGSQVLKEGVARAKPVLLEPLMAVEVITPEEYMGEVIGDINSRRGQVNAMEDRAGAKVVKAQVPLSEMFGYVGDLRSKTQGRANYTMVFDSYGEVPQSVSQAIIEERTGK, encoded by the coding sequence GTGGCACAAGAAGTGCTTAAGGACCTCCACAAGGTCCGCAACATCGGCATCATGGCCCACATCGACGCCGGTAAGACCACGACCACCGAGCGCATCCTCTACTACACGGGTATCAACCGCAAGGTCGGCGAGACCCACGAGGGCCAGTCCACCACGGACTGGATGCAGCAGGAGAAGGACCGCGGCATCACCATCACCTCCGCCGCGGTGACCTGCTTCTGGGAGGGTCACCAGATCAACATCATCGACACGCCCGGCCACGTCGACTTCACCGTCGAGGTCGAGCGCTCCCTGCGCGTCCTGGACGGCGCCGTCGCCGTCTTCGACGGCAAGGAGGGTGTCGAGCCACAGTCCGAGCAGGTCTGGCGTCAGGCCGCCCGTTACGACGTGCCGCGCATCTGCTTCGTCAACAAGATGGACAAGCTGGGCGCCGACTTCTACTACACCGTCGGCACCATCGTCGACCGTCTGAACGCCAAGCCGCTCGTCCTCCAGCTCCCGATCGGCGCCGAGGACGACTTCGAGGGCGTCATCGACCTGGTCGAGATGCGCGCCATCGTCTGGCCGGGCAAGGTCGAGGTCGGCGCCGAGCCGACCATCACCGAGATCCCCGCCGAGCTGCAGGACCGCGCCGCCGAGTACCGCGAGAAGCTGCTCGAGGCCGTCGCCGAGTCCGACGAGGAGCTCATGGAGAAGTACTTCGGCGGCGAGGAGCTCACCGTCGAGGACATCAAGGGCGCCATCCGCAAGATGACCGTCTCCTCCGAGATCTTCCCGGTCCTGTGCGGCACCGCCTACCGCAACAAGGGCGTGCAGCCGCTGCTCGACGCCGTCGTCGACTACCTGCCGAACCCGCTGGACGTCGGCGAGGTCCACGGCCACAAGATGGGCGAGCCGGACACCGAGCTGACCCGCAAGCCCTCCGACGAGTCCCCGCTGTCGGCCCTGGCCTTCAAGATCGCCGCCCACCCCTTCTTCGGCAAGCTGACCTTCGTGCGCGTCTACTCGGGCACGATGGAGCCGGGCGAGACCGTCCTGAACTCCACCAAGGAGCACCGCGAGCGCATCGGCAAGATCTTCCAGATGCACGCGAACAAGGAGAACCCGGTCGACTTCGCCCACGCCGGCAACATCTACGCCGTCATCGGTCTGAAGAACACCACCACGGGTGACACCCTGTGCGCCCAGAACGACCCGATCATCCTCGAGTCCATGGACTTCCCGGACCCGGTCATCAAGGTCTCCATCGAGCCGAAGACCAAGTCCGACCAGGAGAAGCTGGGCGTGGCCATCCAGAAGCTGGCCGAGGAGGACCCGACCTTCACCGTCGAGCTCGACGAGGAGTCCGGCCAGACCGTCATCGGCGGCATGGGCGAGCTGCACCTCGACGTCCTCGTCACCCGCATGAAGGACGAGTTCAAGGTCGAGGCCAACGTCGGCGCCCCGCAGGTGGCCTACCGCGAGACCATCAAGAAGCCGGTCCAGAGCGTCGAGTTCACCCACAAGAAGCAGACCGGTGGTTCCGGCCAGTTCGCGAAGGTCATCGTCTCCTTCGAGCCCTACCACCCGGACCAGGACGAGCTGGAGGAGGGCGAGTCCGCCACCTACAAGTTCGTCAACGAGGTCACCGGTGGCCGCATCCCGAAGGAGTACATCCCCTCGGTCGACGCCGGTATCCAGGACGCGATGCAGTACGGCCACCTGGCCGGCTTCCCGCTGGTCAACATCAAGGCCACCCTCGAGGACGGCCAGTACCACGAGGTCGACTCCTCGGAGATGGCGTTCAAGATCGCGGGTTCCCAGGTCCTCAAGGAGGGCGTGGCCCGCGCGAAGCCGGTGCTTCTCGAGCCGCTGATGGCGGTCGAGGTCATCACCCCGGAGGAGTACATGGGCGAGGTCATCGGCGACATCAACTCCCGCCGTGGCCAGGTCAACGCCATGGAGGACCGCGCCGGCGCCAAGGTCGTCAAGGCCCAGGTCCCGCTGTCCGAGATGTTCGGCTACGTCGGTGACCTGCGTTCCAAGACCCAGGGCCGCGCGAACTACACGATGGTCTTCGACTCCTACGGCGAGGTGCCGCAGAGCGTCTCCCAGGCCATCATCGAGGAGCGCACCGGCAAGTAG